Below is a window of Saccharomonospora viridis DSM 43017 DNA.
TCGACGAGGTCGACCACGTTGGTGTTGTCGAACTCGCCTCGGAGCAGGACCGCGAAGCCGTCGCCGGAGAGCCGCGCCACCACCGCGTCATGGGGCATGAACTGGGCCTCCAGCTTGCGGGCGACCTGTCGCAACACCTCGTCGCCCGCGCCGGGGCCGAGTCCGTCGTTGATGACGCGGAAGCCGTCGATGTCGAGGTAGATCAGGGCGATGCGTTCCCCGGTGGTCCCGGCGAGCATCATGTCGAGTTTGCTCTCGAAGTGATACGCGTTCGGCAAGCCCGTGAGTGGATCCTGCACGTTCTGTCTGCGCAGGGTCTCACCGAGCAGGTCGAGCTCGTTGATGTCTTCGAGCATCAGCACGGGGTGGGGCATGCCGTCGGGCCCGCCTTCGACGGTGGCGACGGTCACGCGGGCGCGGAGTGTGCCGTCCTTCGCGTGGATGACCGTGAGTCGTTCCTGACGCGGTCGTCGCCCCGGCAGCGTGATCTCGGCCAGGGCTGCCGCGAGTGCCTTCGCGTCGCTCGGCGTGGCGGCAAGTGAGGTGAGGGGTTGTCCGATGAGGTCGGAGCGGGTGTACTCGAGCAACTGGACGAACGCGGGGTTGACGTCGCGGATGGTGCCGTCGGCGTCCCCGAGCACCACGCCGATCGGCGCGGCGGCGTAGAGGTCGATGAAACGACGAGCGGCGGCGTCCCGCTCCGCCTGCGCCTCGGCCTGTGCCTCCTGCGCGACCGCGAGCAGTACGGACTCCAGGGTCTCCGCGGGAAGTTTGGCTCCCTCGGCCTCGGCCAGACGCGCCGCCCAGCGACGCGCGATGCCAGCTGGCCCTGGTGTGTCACCAGGCTCCTGCACTTCTCACCTCGCACAGTGTGGACGACGAACTGGCCTGTTCGGGTTCCGCGTCATGGACATTTCCGGACCGCGGTCCGGAACCCTGCCACCGCATCATGCAATGAGCATCTTGTCCACCGCCTGGAAGGGTGGTTTAGTCGCATGGTCGGAGATGATCGGTGCTACTCTCCGTACAGCTTTGTGCAAACCCACCGACGGGCCAGGACACGGAGGGCAGGCGCGTCCTGCCCTCCGTGTCCTGGCCCGAAGACCCGATCGTGCAGCCTACCGACCGGTTGCGGTGACGCAAACCGAGACGACCGCGCACACGGTGAGAACCGCCGAAGTACCCGAGGACGGGAGCAAGGCGGTCCCCACCGTGCGTGTTCAGGATCAGTCCCAAGCCAACGCGGCACCGCTGCGATAGTCGGTCACACGGGTCTCGAAGAAGTTCTTCTCCTTACGCAGGTCGATGACCTCCGACATCCATGGGAACGGATTCTCCCGCTCTCCGAACACCGGGTCCAAGCCGAGCTGGGCGGCTCTGCGGTCGGTGATGAAGTGCATGTACTGTTCGCACAGTTCCGCCGACAACCCCAGCATCGGGCGTGGCATGGTGTCGTGGGCGTAGGCCACTTCGAGCTCGCACGCCTCGACGAGCATGTCGCGCACCTGCTGCTGGAACTCCGGCGTCCACAGGTGTGGGTTCTCGGCCTTGATCTGGTTGATGCAGTCGACGCCGAAGTTCAAGTGGATCGACTCATCGCGCAGGATGTACTGATATTGCTCGGCGATGCCCACCATCTTGTTCCTCCTGCCCAACGACAGGACCTGCGCGAACCCGGTGTAGAACCACATACCTTCGAACACGACGTAGAACGCGACGAGATCGCGCAAAAACTCCTGGTCGGCCTCCATCGTGCCGGTGGTGAAGTTGGGGTCCTCCAGATTGCGGGTGTACCGCAACGCCCACGAGTCCTTGTTCGCGATCGACGGCACCTCGCGGTAGGCGTTGAACAGTTCGCCCTCGTCAAGGCCGAGACTGACGCAGATGTACTGGAACGTGTGGGTGTGCACGGCTTCCTCGAACGCCTGCCGTAACAGGTACTGGCGGCACTCGGGGTTCGTCAGGTGCCGGTACACGGCCAGGACCAGGTTGTTGGCCACCAACGACTCGGCGGTCGCGAAGAACCCGAGGTTGCGTTTGAGCATCAACCGTTCGTCGTCGGTGAGTCCGTCGGGCGACTTCCACAGCGCGATGTCGGCCTGCATCGAGACCTCCGTGGGCATCCAGTGGTTGTCACAGCCCGCGAGGTACTTCTCCCACGCCCAGCCGTACTTCATCGGCAGTAGCTGGTTGACGTCGGCCCGCGCGTTGATCATGGCTTTGTCGTCCACGTTCACGCGTGCGGCGCCGAAGTCGAGGGTGAGGTTCCGGTTCAACGAGAATCCTTCCTGGATGATCGATCGCGGTCACTGGCAGGCTTCGCAGTCGGGGTCGTCGATCCGACAGGCCGCGGCCGCGCCCGAAGCGTCGGCAGGCACGGCGGGTACGGCGGGGGCGACGGCGTTGAGCCGCCCGTCGGTTCCGCGCAGCGTGCTCTTCTCCACCTGGGTCGCAGCGCGGGAGCGCAGGTAGTAGGTGGTCTTGAGGCCGCGGCGCCAGGCGTGTCGGTACAGCGCGTCGAGGGCACGTCCACTCGGTTCGGCGAGATAGAGGTTGAGCGACTGTGCTTGGTCGATCCACTTCTGCCGGCGTGCGGCCGCGTCGACGAGCCACCGGCTGTCGAACTCGAACGCGGTCGCGTAGAGCTTCTTGAGCTCCTCCGGCACCCGTTCGATGGGACCGAGTACGCCGTCGTGCAGCTTCAGTTCGACGACCATGCGCTCGTCCCACAGACCACGCCGCTTGAGGTCACGCACGAGGTACGGGTTCACCACGGTGAACTCGCCGGACATGTTCGATTTGACGAACAGGTTCGAGAACAGGGGCTCGATGGACTGTCCGACACCGCAGATGTTGGAGATGGTGGCGGTGGGAGCGATCGCCAGCACGTTGGAGTTACGCATCCCGACCGTGCGCACCCGCTCCCGAAGCGCATCCCAGTCCAGTGTGGATGAGGTGTCGATGTCGAGCTCATCCTCGCCCCGGGCCTCGGCCAGCAGGCGTAACGAGTCCAACGGGAGGATTCCTCGGCTCCACAGCGATCCGTCGAACGACGGATATGCTCCCCGTTCCCCGGCGAGCTCCACGGAGGCCGAGATCGCGTGGTAGCTCAGCACCTCCATGCTGCGATCGGCGAATTCGACGGCCTCATCCGAGGCCTGGGGGATGCCCAATTCGAACAACGCGTCGGTGAAACCCATCAGGCCCAGGCCCACGGGGCGGTGTCGTAGGTTCGACCGCCTCGCCTCCGGAACCGTGTAGAAGTTGATGTCGATCACGTTGTCGAGCATCCGGACCGCCGTGCGCACCGTCTTGCGCAGCGCCTCGACGTCCAGTCCGTCCTTGCCGATGTGTCGGGCGAGGTTGACCGAGCCCAGGTTGCACACGGCGATCTCGTCGGGGCTGGTGTTGAGGGTGATCTCCGTGCACAGGTTCGACGAATGCACCACGCCTGCGTGCTGTTGGGGTGACCGCAGATTGCACGGGTCCTTGAACGTGATCCACGGATGGCCGGTCTCGAACAGCATGGTGAGCATGCGACGCCACAGCTGTGTGGCGCTCACCCGACGGAACACGCGGATCTGTCCGGCGTCGGCGGCCTTCTCGTAGGCCCGGTAGCGTTCGGCGAAC
It encodes the following:
- a CDS encoding ribonucleotide-diphosphate reductase subunit beta; translation: MNRNLTLDFGAARVNVDDKAMINARADVNQLLPMKYGWAWEKYLAGCDNHWMPTEVSMQADIALWKSPDGLTDDERLMLKRNLGFFATAESLVANNLVLAVYRHLTNPECRQYLLRQAFEEAVHTHTFQYICVSLGLDEGELFNAYREVPSIANKDSWALRYTRNLEDPNFTTGTMEADQEFLRDLVAFYVVFEGMWFYTGFAQVLSLGRRNKMVGIAEQYQYILRDESIHLNFGVDCINQIKAENPHLWTPEFQQQVRDMLVEACELEVAYAHDTMPRPMLGLSAELCEQYMHFITDRRAAQLGLDPVFGERENPFPWMSEVIDLRKEKNFFETRVTDYRSGAALAWD
- a CDS encoding ribonucleoside-diphosphate reductase subunit alpha produces the protein MSVEVAPSRSTAGPIPWERVHRVVREAVAGLPDTSAEAVLAELKRNVYDGIRADELALAQIMAARTLVEREPNYSFVAARLLLDLLRGEATSYLADEPRQPDYAEMAAGYADYFRDYLRRGIDLQLLDEELAAFDLDILAAALRPERDLDLGLLGLQTLYDRYLLRDPHAGIRFELPQAFFMRVAMGLAIREPERDTRAVEFYELLSTLRFMTSTPTLFNAGTRRPQLSSCFLTTVSDDLESIFTGYRNNALLAKYSGGLGNDWTPVRGLGAHIRGTGGKSQGVVPFLKIANDTTVAVNQGGKRKGAACAYLETWHIDIEEFLELRKNTGDDRRRTHDMNTANWVPDEFLRRVEADAQWTLFSPDEVPDLHDLYGTAFAERYRAYEKAADAGQIRVFRRVSATQLWRRMLTMLFETGHPWITFKDPCNLRSPQQHAGVVHSSNLCTEITLNTSPDEIAVCNLGSVNLARHIGKDGLDVEALRKTVRTAVRMLDNVIDINFYTVPEARRSNLRHRPVGLGLMGFTDALFELGIPQASDEAVEFADRSMEVLSYHAISASVELAGERGAYPSFDGSLWSRGILPLDSLRLLAEARGEDELDIDTSSTLDWDALRERVRTVGMRNSNVLAIAPTATISNICGVGQSIEPLFSNLFVKSNMSGEFTVVNPYLVRDLKRRGLWDERMVVELKLHDGVLGPIERVPEELKKLYATAFEFDSRWLVDAAARRQKWIDQAQSLNLYLAEPSGRALDALYRHAWRRGLKTTYYLRSRAATQVEKSTLRGTDGRLNAVAPAVPAVPADASGAAAACRIDDPDCEACQ